A DNA window from Oryzias latipes chromosome 5, ASM223467v1 contains the following coding sequences:
- the LOC101164799 gene encoding uncharacterized protein LOC101164799 isoform X6, protein MATSREKPKADDNPAGSLSNDEVTLSSRSNTSVPTSQRNKVDHKDATSSDIQEGSAEKMQKNSEKHKADSNPAGSLSEAERLDKGQMNSQSDKDYIPEQSSRDGKNNSKDGDVHDKHTVSSKSNTSVQTSQSDKVKRGAAASLDFSKHEKKVKTRHDEESKAEYSAAVSVSEAELSLSSKSNTSVPTSQRNKVGHKDATSSDIQEVSAEKMQKNSEKHKADSNPAGSLSEAERLDKGQMNSQSDKDYIPEQSSRDGKNNSKDGDVHDKHTLSSRSNTSVPTSQRDKVGHKDATSSDIQEGSAEKMQKNSEKHKADSNPAGSLSEAERLDKGQMNSQSDKDYIPEQSSRDGKNNSKDGDVQDKHTVSSKSNTSVQTSQSDKVKRGAAASLDFSKHEKKVKTRHDEESKADDSAAVSVSEAELSLSSKSNTSVPTSQRNKVGHKDATSSDIQEVSAEKMQKNSEKHKADSNPAGSLSEAERLDKGQMNSQSDKDYIPEQSSRDGKNNSKDGDVHDKHTLSSRSNTSVPTSQRDKVGHKDATSSDIQEGSAEKMQKNSEKHKADSNPAGSLSEAERLDKGQMNSQSDQDSIPEQSSRDENKNSKDGDVHDKHTVSSKSNTSVQTSQSDKVKRGAAASLDFSKHENKVKNRHDEESKADDSAAVSVSKAEVSDKKEKDEVLITLVLKWSKHTKKQQTLLQKSLQSWFNERKTGLSCSVVKILEEKNALINVKPSPALEILQILSGENLILDGTTVTVESVVLGSSKLKPQADETFLTPTSSTSDGKGIRQNQEEAVPVPVGFFWYLSQVYKEEIKRIEKENGCEMEVNLNVTFKAKQKDGSQQNALSEFTNLVQNHFNESRESVIPVQNVRPEQCSEAFKLIQKNEKKVLLTLTPKEITVRGPDSAQLKSVLERNGPGEKPYLLHDDPPLKMTIKDPLADAGMKMEEKTWKALDVDGKITKIKEKFDVDFQEVRRDGSKVQVKASYKGPEGNPFMDNNAVRALLRLYQKSITSPLNLTQLQGASGFRDSTTMHEDESEKRPVPEGGATGGDSTEENCPICLSPFTDKKSLNCKHEFCNLCLQQAKESNGPICPVCRKVFGIIQGDQPDGRMTWTRSSGQVPGFSNCGIITITYSIPNGTQTEKHPKPGHWYTGTTRMAYLPDNKEGNEVLKLLKKAFDQKLIFTIGASRTTGYENQVTWNDIHHKTSLYGGPDSYGYPDPTYLSRVREELKAKGIE, encoded by the exons atggCGACAAGCAGAGAAAAACCTAAAGCAGATGATAATCCAGCAGGTTCTCTGTCTAATGATGAAGTCACG CTCTCATCAAGAAGCAACACTTCTGTTCCAACCAGTCAGAGAAATAAAGTTGATCACAAAGATGCAACATCTTCAGATATCCAGGAAG GGAGTGctgaaaaaatgcagaaaaacagcgAAAAACATAAAGCAGACAGCAATCCAGCAGGTTCTCTGTCTGAGGCTGAACGCTTG GACAAAGGACAGATGAACAGTCAGAGTGATAAAGATTACATCCCAGAACAAAGTTCtagagatggaaaaaataattcCAAAGATGGAGATGTTCATGACAAACACACT GTCTCATCAAAAAGCAACACTTCTGTTCAAACCAGTCAGAGCGATAAAGTTAAGCGTGGAGCTGCAGCATCTTTAGATTTCAGCAAAC atgaaaaaaaggtgaaaaccaGACATGATGAAGAATCTAAAGCAGAATACAGTGCAGCAGTTTCTGTGTCCGAAGCTGAACTCTCG CTCTCATCAAAAAGCAACACTTCTGTTCCAACCAGTCAGAGAAATAAAGTTGGTCACAAAGATGCAACATCTTCAGATATCCAGGAAG TGAGTGctgaaaaaatgcagaaaaacagcgAAAAACATAAAGCAGACAGCAATCCAGCAGGTTCTCTGTCTGAGGCTGAACGCTTG GACAAAGGACAGATGAACAGTCAGAGTGATAAAGATTACATCCCAGAACAAAGTTCtagagatggaaaaaataattcCAAAGATGGAGATGTTCATGACAAACACACT CTCTCATCAAGAAGCAACACTTCTGTTCCAACCAGTCAGAGAGATAAAGTTGGTCACAAAGATGCAACATCTTCAGATATCCAGGAAG GGAGTGctgaaaaaatgcagaaaaacagcgAAAAACATAAAGCAGACAGCAATCCAGCAGGTTCTCTGTCTGAGGCTGAACGCTTG GACAAAGGACAGATGAACAGTCAGAGTGATAAAGATTACATCCCAGAACAAAGTTCtagagatggaaaaaataattcCAAAGATGGAGATGTTCAGGACAAACACACT GTCTCATCAAAAAGCAACACTTCTGTTCAAACCAGTCAGAGCGATAAAGTTAAGCGTGGAGCTGCAGCATCTTTAGATTTCAGCAAAC atgaaaaaaaggtgaaaaccaGACATGATGAAGAATCTAAAGCAGATGACAGTGCAGCAGTTTCTGTGTCCGAAGCTGAACTCTCG CTCTCATCAAAAAGCAACACTTCTGTTCCAACCAGTCAGAGAAATAAAGTTGGTCACAAAGATGCAACATCTTCAGATATCCAGGAAG TGAGTGctgaaaaaatgcagaaaaacagcgAAAAACATAAAGCAGACAGCAATCCAGCAGGTTCTCTGTCTGAGGCTGAACGCTTG GACAAAGGACAGATGAACAGTCAGAGTGATAAAGATTACATCCCAGAACAAAGTTCtagagatggaaaaaataattcCAAAGATGGAGATGTTCATGACAAACACACT CTCTCATCAAGAAGCAACACTTCTGTTCCAACCAGTCAGAGAGATAAAGTTGGTCACAAAGATGCAACATCTTCAGATATCCAGGAAG GGAGTGctgaaaaaatgcagaaaaacagcgAAAAACATAAAGCAGACAGCAATCCAGCAGGTTCTCTGTCTGAGGCTGAACGCTTG GACAAAGGACAGATGAACAGTCAGAGTGATCAAGATTCCATCCCAGAACAAAGTTCTAGAGATGAAAACAAGAATTCCAAAGATGGAGATGTTCATGACAAACACACT GTCTCATCAAAAAGCAACACTTCTGTTCAAACCAGTCAGAGCGATAAAGTTAAGCGTGGAGCTGCAGCATCTTTAGATTTCAGCAAAC ATGAAAATAAGGTGAAAAACAGACATGATGAAGAATCTAAAGCAGATGACAGTGCAGCAGTTTCTGTGTCTAAAGCTGAAGTCTCG gataaaaaagaaaaagatgaagtaCTAATAACTCTTGTATTAAAGTGGTCCAAACAtaccaaaaaacagcaaacattgcTACAAAAATCTCTACAATCTTGGTTCAACGAAAGAAAAACAGGCTTAAGCTGTTCAGTTGTCAAGATCCTTGAAGAAAAGAATGCTCTGATAAACGTTAAACCTTCTCCAG cttTGGAGATTCTACAGATATTATCTGGTGAAAATCTGATTCTAGATGGTACAACAGTCACTGTAGAGTCAGTCGTTCTGGGATCATCAAAGCTGAAACCTCAAGCAGATGAAACTTTCCTGACTCCTACTTCATCTACATCTGAT ggcAAAGGAATAAGGCAGAATCAGGAAGAGGCTGTTCCTGTCCCAGTGGGTTTCTTCTGGTATCTGAGCCAAGTCTATAAGGAGGAAATCAAGCGCATAGAAAAAGAGAATGGATGTGAAATGGAAGTAAATTTAAACGTGACAtttaaagccaaacaaaaagatGGAAGTCAACAGAATGCTCTCTCTGAATTCACAAACCTCGTCCAAAATCACTTTAATGAATCCAGAGAGTCAGTCATTCCTGTCCAGAATGTAAGACCAGAGCAGTGCAGTGAGGCGTTCAAACTCATCCAGAAAAACGAGAAAAAAGTTCTGCTCACTTTGACTCCTAAAGAAATAACTGTACGTGGACCAGACAGCGCACAGTTAAAGAGTGTCCTAGAAAGAAATGGCCCTGGTGAAAAACCTTATCTGCTGCATGACGACCCCCCCCTGAAGATGACCATCAAAGATCCTCTGGCTGATGCAGGGATGAAGATGGAGGAGAAGACCTGGAAGGCATTAGATGTGGATGGTAAAATAACAAAGATCAAAGAAAAGTTTGATGTGGACTTTCAAGAGGTCAGGAGGGATGGAAGTAAAGTTCAGGTGAAAGCCTCTTATAAGGGTCCTGAAGGAAACCCCTTCATGGACAATAATGCTGTCAGAGCTCTCCTTCGTCTGTACCAGAAAAGTATCACATCACCTCTGAACTTAACGCAGCTTCAAGGAGCCTCTGGTTTCAGGGACTCGACAACGATGCATGAAGATGAGTCAGAAAAGAGACCTGTCCCTGAAGGAGGGGCCACAGGAGGAGACAGCACAGAGGAAAACTGTCCGATCTGTTTGTCTCCGTTCACGGATAAGAAAAGTCTGAACTGCAAACATGAATTTTGCAACCTATGCCTGCAGCAAGCAAAGGAGAGCAATGGACCCATCTGTCCTGTCTGCAGAAAAGTCTTTGGCATCATACAGGGAGATCAGCCAGATGGAAGAATGACGTGGACTAGGAGTTCTGGTCAAGTTCCTGGTTTCTCAAACTGTGGAATCATTACCATCACCTACTCTATTCCAAATGGAACACAGACG GAGAAGCATCCCAAACCTGGACACTGGTATACTGGTACAACTAGAATGGCATATCTTCCAGACAACAAAGAGGGTAACGAAGTGCTGAAACTTTTGAAGAAGGCGTTTGATCAGAAGCTGATCTTCACCATCGGGGCTTCAAGAACTACTGGCTATGAAAACCAGGTGACCTGGAATGACATTCATCATAAAACAAGCTTGTATGGAGGACCAGACAG TTATGGATATCCTGACCCAACCTACCTGAGCAGAGTGAGGGAGGAGCTAAAGGCCAAAGGTATCGAGTAA
- the LOC101164799 gene encoding uncharacterized protein LOC101164799 isoform X2 — MATSREKPKADDNPAGSLSNDEVTEKCGKLILVLKWSDSAKKDPKNLEKSLKSWSKKECKRLKISVVEILDDNNAVIKTEPYAVANLVQKLSGKELNLKNFKTVTVESVVLDSPKLDTQTTDEASMSYTPSTSDKIRQRNSQSDQDSIPEQSSRDEKKNLKDGNVHDKHTLSSRSNTSVPTSQRNKVDHKDATSSDIQEGSAEKMQKNSEKHKADSNPAGSLSEAERLDKGQMNSQSDKDYIPEQSSRDGKNNSKDGDVHDKHTVSSKSNTSVQTSQSDKVKRGAAASLDFSKHEKKVKTRHDEESKAEYSAAVSVSEAELSLSSKSNTSVPTSQRNKVGHKDATSSDIQEVSAEKMQKNSEKHKADSNPAGSLSEAERLDKGQMNSQSDKDYIPEQSSRDGKNNSKDGDVHDKHTVSSKSNTSVQTSQSDKVKRGAAASLDFSKHEKKVKTRHDEESKADDSAAVSVSEAELSLSSKSNTSVPTSQRNKVGHKDATSSDIQEVSAEKMQKNSEKHKADSNPAGSLSEAERLDKGQMNSQSDKDYIPEQSSRDGKNNSKDGDVHDKHTLSSRSNTSVPTSQRDKVGHKDATSSDIQEGSAEKMQKNSEKHKADSNPAGSLSEAERLDKGQMNSQSDQDSIPEQSSRDENKNSKDGDVHDKHTVSSKSNTSVQTSQSDKVKRGAAASLDFSKHENKVKNRHDEESKADDSAAVSVSKAEVSDKKEKDEVLITLVLKWSKHTKKQQTLLQKSLQSWFNERKTGLSCSVVKILEEKNALINVKPSPALEILQILSGENLILDGTTVTVESVVLGSSKLKPQADETFLTPTSSTSDGKGIRQNQEEAVPVPVGFFWYLSQVYKEEIKRIEKENGCEMEVNLNVTFKAKQKDGSQQNALSEFTNLVQNHFNESRESVIPVQNVRPEQCSEAFKLIQKNEKKVLLTLTPKEITVRGPDSAQLKSVLERNGPGEKPYLLHDDPPLKMTIKDPLADAGMKMEEKTWKALDVDGKITKIKEKFDVDFQEVRRDGSKVQVKASYKGPEGNPFMDNNAVRALLRLYQKSITSPLNLTQLQGASGFRDSTTMHEDESEKRPVPEGGATGGDSTEENCPICLSPFTDKKSLNCKHEFCNLCLQQAKESNGPICPVCRKVFGIIQGDQPDGRMTWTRSSGQVPGFSNCGIITITYSIPNGTQTEKHPKPGHWYTGTTRMAYLPDNKEGNEVLKLLKKAFDQKLIFTIGASRTTGYENQVTWNDIHHKTSLYGGPDSYGYPDPTYLSRVREELKAKGIE; from the exons atggCGACAAGCAGAGAAAAACCTAAAGCAGATGATAATCCAGCAGGTTCTCTGTCTAATGATGAAGTCACG gaaaaatgtggaaaacttaTTCTGGTGTTAAAGTGGTCTGACTCAgcaaaaaaagacccaaaaaatCTCGAGAAATCTCTTAAAAGTTGGTcaaaaaaagaatgtaaaagGTTAAAGATTTCAGTCGTCGAGATCCTGGACGACAACAACGCTGTAATAAAGACTGAACCCTATGCAG TTGCAAACCTTGTTCAGAAATTATCTGGTAAAGAACTGAatcttaaaaactttaaaacagtcACTGTAGAGTCAGTCGTTCTGGACTCACCAAAGCTGGACACTCAGACAACAGATGAAGCTTCAATGTCTTATACTCCATCGACATCTGAT AAAATAAGACAGAGGAACAGTCAGAGTGATCAAGATTCCATCCCAGAACAAAGTTCTAGAGATGAAAAGAAGAATCTCAAAGATGGAAATGTTCATGACAAACACACT CTCTCATCAAGAAGCAACACTTCTGTTCCAACCAGTCAGAGAAATAAAGTTGATCACAAAGATGCAACATCTTCAGATATCCAGGAAG GGAGTGctgaaaaaatgcagaaaaacagcgAAAAACATAAAGCAGACAGCAATCCAGCAGGTTCTCTGTCTGAGGCTGAACGCTTG GACAAAGGACAGATGAACAGTCAGAGTGATAAAGATTACATCCCAGAACAAAGTTCtagagatggaaaaaataattcCAAAGATGGAGATGTTCATGACAAACACACT GTCTCATCAAAAAGCAACACTTCTGTTCAAACCAGTCAGAGCGATAAAGTTAAGCGTGGAGCTGCAGCATCTTTAGATTTCAGCAAAC atgaaaaaaaggtgaaaaccaGACATGATGAAGAATCTAAAGCAGAATACAGTGCAGCAGTTTCTGTGTCCGAAGCTGAACTCTCG CTCTCATCAAAAAGCAACACTTCTGTTCCAACCAGTCAGAGAAATAAAGTTGGTCACAAAGATGCAACATCTTCAGATATCCAGGAAG TGAGTGctgaaaaaatgcagaaaaacagcgAAAAACATAAAGCAGACAGCAATCCAGCAGGTTCTCTGTCTGAGGCTGAACGCTTG GACAAAGGACAGATGAACAGTCAGAGTGATAAAGATTACATCCCAGAACAAAGTTCtagagatggaaaaaataattcCAAAGATGGAGATGTTCATGACAAACACACT GTCTCATCAAAAAGCAACACTTCTGTTCAAACCAGTCAGAGCGATAAAGTTAAGCGTGGAGCTGCAGCATCTTTAGATTTCAGCAAAC atgaaaaaaaggtgaaaaccaGACATGATGAAGAATCTAAAGCAGATGACAGTGCAGCAGTTTCTGTGTCCGAAGCTGAACTCTCG CTCTCATCAAAAAGCAACACTTCTGTTCCAACCAGTCAGAGAAATAAAGTTGGTCACAAAGATGCAACATCTTCAGATATCCAGGAAG TGAGTGctgaaaaaatgcagaaaaacagcgAAAAACATAAAGCAGACAGCAATCCAGCAGGTTCTCTGTCTGAGGCTGAACGCTTG GACAAAGGACAGATGAACAGTCAGAGTGATAAAGATTACATCCCAGAACAAAGTTCtagagatggaaaaaataattcCAAAGATGGAGATGTTCATGACAAACACACT CTCTCATCAAGAAGCAACACTTCTGTTCCAACCAGTCAGAGAGATAAAGTTGGTCACAAAGATGCAACATCTTCAGATATCCAGGAAG GGAGTGctgaaaaaatgcagaaaaacagcgAAAAACATAAAGCAGACAGCAATCCAGCAGGTTCTCTGTCTGAGGCTGAACGCTTG GACAAAGGACAGATGAACAGTCAGAGTGATCAAGATTCCATCCCAGAACAAAGTTCTAGAGATGAAAACAAGAATTCCAAAGATGGAGATGTTCATGACAAACACACT GTCTCATCAAAAAGCAACACTTCTGTTCAAACCAGTCAGAGCGATAAAGTTAAGCGTGGAGCTGCAGCATCTTTAGATTTCAGCAAAC ATGAAAATAAGGTGAAAAACAGACATGATGAAGAATCTAAAGCAGATGACAGTGCAGCAGTTTCTGTGTCTAAAGCTGAAGTCTCG gataaaaaagaaaaagatgaagtaCTAATAACTCTTGTATTAAAGTGGTCCAAACAtaccaaaaaacagcaaacattgcTACAAAAATCTCTACAATCTTGGTTCAACGAAAGAAAAACAGGCTTAAGCTGTTCAGTTGTCAAGATCCTTGAAGAAAAGAATGCTCTGATAAACGTTAAACCTTCTCCAG cttTGGAGATTCTACAGATATTATCTGGTGAAAATCTGATTCTAGATGGTACAACAGTCACTGTAGAGTCAGTCGTTCTGGGATCATCAAAGCTGAAACCTCAAGCAGATGAAACTTTCCTGACTCCTACTTCATCTACATCTGAT ggcAAAGGAATAAGGCAGAATCAGGAAGAGGCTGTTCCTGTCCCAGTGGGTTTCTTCTGGTATCTGAGCCAAGTCTATAAGGAGGAAATCAAGCGCATAGAAAAAGAGAATGGATGTGAAATGGAAGTAAATTTAAACGTGACAtttaaagccaaacaaaaagatGGAAGTCAACAGAATGCTCTCTCTGAATTCACAAACCTCGTCCAAAATCACTTTAATGAATCCAGAGAGTCAGTCATTCCTGTCCAGAATGTAAGACCAGAGCAGTGCAGTGAGGCGTTCAAACTCATCCAGAAAAACGAGAAAAAAGTTCTGCTCACTTTGACTCCTAAAGAAATAACTGTACGTGGACCAGACAGCGCACAGTTAAAGAGTGTCCTAGAAAGAAATGGCCCTGGTGAAAAACCTTATCTGCTGCATGACGACCCCCCCCTGAAGATGACCATCAAAGATCCTCTGGCTGATGCAGGGATGAAGATGGAGGAGAAGACCTGGAAGGCATTAGATGTGGATGGTAAAATAACAAAGATCAAAGAAAAGTTTGATGTGGACTTTCAAGAGGTCAGGAGGGATGGAAGTAAAGTTCAGGTGAAAGCCTCTTATAAGGGTCCTGAAGGAAACCCCTTCATGGACAATAATGCTGTCAGAGCTCTCCTTCGTCTGTACCAGAAAAGTATCACATCACCTCTGAACTTAACGCAGCTTCAAGGAGCCTCTGGTTTCAGGGACTCGACAACGATGCATGAAGATGAGTCAGAAAAGAGACCTGTCCCTGAAGGAGGGGCCACAGGAGGAGACAGCACAGAGGAAAACTGTCCGATCTGTTTGTCTCCGTTCACGGATAAGAAAAGTCTGAACTGCAAACATGAATTTTGCAACCTATGCCTGCAGCAAGCAAAGGAGAGCAATGGACCCATCTGTCCTGTCTGCAGAAAAGTCTTTGGCATCATACAGGGAGATCAGCCAGATGGAAGAATGACGTGGACTAGGAGTTCTGGTCAAGTTCCTGGTTTCTCAAACTGTGGAATCATTACCATCACCTACTCTATTCCAAATGGAACACAGACG GAGAAGCATCCCAAACCTGGACACTGGTATACTGGTACAACTAGAATGGCATATCTTCCAGACAACAAAGAGGGTAACGAAGTGCTGAAACTTTTGAAGAAGGCGTTTGATCAGAAGCTGATCTTCACCATCGGGGCTTCAAGAACTACTGGCTATGAAAACCAGGTGACCTGGAATGACATTCATCATAAAACAAGCTTGTATGGAGGACCAGACAG TTATGGATATCCTGACCCAACCTACCTGAGCAGAGTGAGGGAGGAGCTAAAGGCCAAAGGTATCGAGTAA
- the LOC101164799 gene encoding nuclear speckle splicing regulatory protein 1 isoform X7, with protein sequence MATSREKPKADDNPAGSLSNDEVTEKCGKLILVLKWSDSAKKDPKNLEKSLKSWSKKECKRLKISVVEILDDNNAVIKTEPYAVANLVQKLSGKELNLKNFKTVTVESVVLDSPKLDTQTTDEASMSYTPSTSDKIRQRNSQSDQDSIPEQSSRDEKKNLKDGNVHDKHTLSSRSNTSVPTSQRNKVDHKDATSSDIQEGSAEKMQKNSEKHKADSNPAGSLSEAERLDKGQMNSQSDKDYIPEQSSRDGKNNSKDGDVHDKHTVSSKSNTSVQTSQSDKVKRGAAASLDFSKHEKKVKTRHDEESKAEYSAAVSVSEAELSLSSKSNTSVPTSQRNKVGHKDATSSDIQEVSAEKMQKNSEKHKADSNPAGSLSEAERLDKGQMNSQSDKDYIPEQSSRDGKNNSKDGDVHDKHTLSSRSNTSVPTSQRDKVGHKDATSSDIQEGSAEKMQKNSEKHKADSNPAGSLSEAERLDKGQMNSQSDKDYIPEQSSRDGKNNSKDGDVQDKHTVSSKSNTSVQTSQSDKVKRGAAASLDFSKHEKKVKTRHDEESKADDSAAVSVSEAELSLSSKSNTSVPTSQRNKVGHKDATSSDIQEVSAEKMQKNSEKHKADSNPAGSLSEAERLDKGQMNSQSDKDYIPEQSSRDGKNNSKDGDVHDKHTLSSRSNTSVPTSQRDKVGHKDATSSDIQEGSAEKMQKNSEKHKADSNPAGSLSEAERLDKGQMNSQSDQDSIPEQSSRDENKNSKDGDVHDKHTVSSKSNTSVQTSQSDKVKRGAAASLDFSKHENKVKNRHDEESKADDSAAVSVSKAEVSLWRFYRYYLVKI encoded by the exons atggCGACAAGCAGAGAAAAACCTAAAGCAGATGATAATCCAGCAGGTTCTCTGTCTAATGATGAAGTCACG gaaaaatgtggaaaacttaTTCTGGTGTTAAAGTGGTCTGACTCAgcaaaaaaagacccaaaaaatCTCGAGAAATCTCTTAAAAGTTGGTcaaaaaaagaatgtaaaagGTTAAAGATTTCAGTCGTCGAGATCCTGGACGACAACAACGCTGTAATAAAGACTGAACCCTATGCAG TTGCAAACCTTGTTCAGAAATTATCTGGTAAAGAACTGAatcttaaaaactttaaaacagtcACTGTAGAGTCAGTCGTTCTGGACTCACCAAAGCTGGACACTCAGACAACAGATGAAGCTTCAATGTCTTATACTCCATCGACATCTGAT AAAATAAGACAGAGGAACAGTCAGAGTGATCAAGATTCCATCCCAGAACAAAGTTCTAGAGATGAAAAGAAGAATCTCAAAGATGGAAATGTTCATGACAAACACACT CTCTCATCAAGAAGCAACACTTCTGTTCCAACCAGTCAGAGAAATAAAGTTGATCACAAAGATGCAACATCTTCAGATATCCAGGAAG GGAGTGctgaaaaaatgcagaaaaacagcgAAAAACATAAAGCAGACAGCAATCCAGCAGGTTCTCTGTCTGAGGCTGAACGCTTG GACAAAGGACAGATGAACAGTCAGAGTGATAAAGATTACATCCCAGAACAAAGTTCtagagatggaaaaaataattcCAAAGATGGAGATGTTCATGACAAACACACT GTCTCATCAAAAAGCAACACTTCTGTTCAAACCAGTCAGAGCGATAAAGTTAAGCGTGGAGCTGCAGCATCTTTAGATTTCAGCAAAC atgaaaaaaaggtgaaaaccaGACATGATGAAGAATCTAAAGCAGAATACAGTGCAGCAGTTTCTGTGTCCGAAGCTGAACTCTCG CTCTCATCAAAAAGCAACACTTCTGTTCCAACCAGTCAGAGAAATAAAGTTGGTCACAAAGATGCAACATCTTCAGATATCCAGGAAG TGAGTGctgaaaaaatgcagaaaaacagcgAAAAACATAAAGCAGACAGCAATCCAGCAGGTTCTCTGTCTGAGGCTGAACGCTTG GACAAAGGACAGATGAACAGTCAGAGTGATAAAGATTACATCCCAGAACAAAGTTCtagagatggaaaaaataattcCAAAGATGGAGATGTTCATGACAAACACACT CTCTCATCAAGAAGCAACACTTCTGTTCCAACCAGTCAGAGAGATAAAGTTGGTCACAAAGATGCAACATCTTCAGATATCCAGGAAG GGAGTGctgaaaaaatgcagaaaaacagcgAAAAACATAAAGCAGACAGCAATCCAGCAGGTTCTCTGTCTGAGGCTGAACGCTTG GACAAAGGACAGATGAACAGTCAGAGTGATAAAGATTACATCCCAGAACAAAGTTCtagagatggaaaaaataattcCAAAGATGGAGATGTTCAGGACAAACACACT GTCTCATCAAAAAGCAACACTTCTGTTCAAACCAGTCAGAGCGATAAAGTTAAGCGTGGAGCTGCAGCATCTTTAGATTTCAGCAAAC atgaaaaaaaggtgaaaaccaGACATGATGAAGAATCTAAAGCAGATGACAGTGCAGCAGTTTCTGTGTCCGAAGCTGAACTCTCG CTCTCATCAAAAAGCAACACTTCTGTTCCAACCAGTCAGAGAAATAAAGTTGGTCACAAAGATGCAACATCTTCAGATATCCAGGAAG TGAGTGctgaaaaaatgcagaaaaacagcgAAAAACATAAAGCAGACAGCAATCCAGCAGGTTCTCTGTCTGAGGCTGAACGCTTG GACAAAGGACAGATGAACAGTCAGAGTGATAAAGATTACATCCCAGAACAAAGTTCtagagatggaaaaaataattcCAAAGATGGAGATGTTCATGACAAACACACT CTCTCATCAAGAAGCAACACTTCTGTTCCAACCAGTCAGAGAGATAAAGTTGGTCACAAAGATGCAACATCTTCAGATATCCAGGAAG GGAGTGctgaaaaaatgcagaaaaacagcgAAAAACATAAAGCAGACAGCAATCCAGCAGGTTCTCTGTCTGAGGCTGAACGCTTG GACAAAGGACAGATGAACAGTCAGAGTGATCAAGATTCCATCCCAGAACAAAGTTCTAGAGATGAAAACAAGAATTCCAAAGATGGAGATGTTCATGACAAACACACT GTCTCATCAAAAAGCAACACTTCTGTTCAAACCAGTCAGAGCGATAAAGTTAAGCGTGGAGCTGCAGCATCTTTAGATTTCAGCAAAC ATGAAAATAAGGTGAAAAACAGACATGATGAAGAATCTAAAGCAGATGACAGTGCAGCAGTTTCTGTGTCTAAAGCTGAAGTCTCG cttTGGAGATTCTACAGATATTATCTGGTGAAAATCTGA